From Halichoerus grypus chromosome 6, mHalGry1.hap1.1, whole genome shotgun sequence, one genomic window encodes:
- the RASD2 gene encoding GTP-binding protein Rhes isoform X1 produces the protein MFPVFSWPGGPSRTPEELSLTSPPFAPCPGRMTEDVQNSRQTENGHLDRSHTEEAKAASKRLQGRVQGLLTSAPRPVPPSRAMMKTLSSGNCTLSVPAKNSYRMVVLGASRVGKSSIVSRFLNGRFEDQYTPTIEDFHRKVYNIRGDMYQLDILDTSGNHPFPAMRRLSILTGDVFILVFSLDNRESFDEVKRLQKQILEVKSCLKNKTKEAAELPMVICGNKNDHGELCRQVPTTEAELLVSGDENCAYFEVSAKKNTNVDEMFYVLFSMAKLPHEMSPALHRKISVQYGDAFHPRPFCMRRVKDMDAYGMVSPFARRPSVNSDLKYIKAKVLREGQARERDKCTIQ, from the exons ATGTTTCCTGTATTCAGCTGGCCCGGAGGGCCTTCACGTACCCCTGAGGAGCTCTCTCTGAcctctcctccctttgccccctgCCCTGGGAGGATGACAGAGGATGTTCAGAATTCGCGGCAG ACAGAAAACGGACACCTAGACCGGAGCCACACAGAGGAGGCCAAGGCTGCCAGCAAGAGGCTGCAGGGCCGGGTACAGGGCCTCCTGACGTCGGCTCCCCGCCCCGTGCCGCCGTCCCGAGCCATGATGAAGACCTTGTCCAGCGGGAACTGCACGCTCAGCGTGCCCGCCAAGAACTCGTACCGCATGGTGGTGCTGGGCGCCTCGAGGGTGGGCAAGAGCTCTATTGTCTCCCGCTTCCTCAACGGCCGCTTCGAGGACCAGTACACGCCCACCATCGAGGACTTCCACCGGAAGGTCTACAACATCCGAGGCGACATGTACCAGCTGGACATCCTGGACACGTCCGGCAACCACCCCTTCCCTGCCATGCGCAGGCTCTCCATCCTCACAG GTGACGTCTTCATCCTGGTGTTCAGCCTGGATAACCGGGAGTCCTTCGACGAGGTCAAGCGCCTGCAGAAGCAGATCCTGGAGGTCAAGTCCTGCCTGAAGAACAAGACCAAGGAGGCGGCGGAGCTGCCCATGGTCATCTGCGGCAACAAGAACGACCATGGCGAGCTGTGCCGCCAGGTACCCACCACCGAGGCCGAGCTGCTGGTGTCCGGGGACGAGAACTGCGCCTACTTCGAGGTGTCGGCCAAGAAAAACACCAACGTGGACGAGATGTTCTACGTGCTCTTCAGCATGGCCAAGCTGCCCCACGAGATGAGCCCCGCCCTGCACCGCAAGATCTCCGTGCAGTACGGGGACGCCTTCCACCCCAGGCCCTTCTGCATGCGCCGCGTCAAGGACATGGACGCCTACGGCATGGTCTCGCCCTTTGCCCGCCGCCCCAGCGTCAACAGTGACCTCAAGTACATCAAGGCCAAGGTCCTTCGGGAGGGCCAGGCCCGCGAGCGGGACAAATGCACCATCCAGTGA
- the RASD2 gene encoding GTP-binding protein Rhes isoform X2 has product MMKTLSSGNCTLSVPAKNSYRMVVLGASRVGKSSIVSRFLNGRFEDQYTPTIEDFHRKVYNIRGDMYQLDILDTSGNHPFPAMRRLSILTGDVFILVFSLDNRESFDEVKRLQKQILEVKSCLKNKTKEAAELPMVICGNKNDHGELCRQVPTTEAELLVSGDENCAYFEVSAKKNTNVDEMFYVLFSMAKLPHEMSPALHRKISVQYGDAFHPRPFCMRRVKDMDAYGMVSPFARRPSVNSDLKYIKAKVLREGQARERDKCTIQ; this is encoded by the exons ATGATGAAGACCTTGTCCAGCGGGAACTGCACGCTCAGCGTGCCCGCCAAGAACTCGTACCGCATGGTGGTGCTGGGCGCCTCGAGGGTGGGCAAGAGCTCTATTGTCTCCCGCTTCCTCAACGGCCGCTTCGAGGACCAGTACACGCCCACCATCGAGGACTTCCACCGGAAGGTCTACAACATCCGAGGCGACATGTACCAGCTGGACATCCTGGACACGTCCGGCAACCACCCCTTCCCTGCCATGCGCAGGCTCTCCATCCTCACAG GTGACGTCTTCATCCTGGTGTTCAGCCTGGATAACCGGGAGTCCTTCGACGAGGTCAAGCGCCTGCAGAAGCAGATCCTGGAGGTCAAGTCCTGCCTGAAGAACAAGACCAAGGAGGCGGCGGAGCTGCCCATGGTCATCTGCGGCAACAAGAACGACCATGGCGAGCTGTGCCGCCAGGTACCCACCACCGAGGCCGAGCTGCTGGTGTCCGGGGACGAGAACTGCGCCTACTTCGAGGTGTCGGCCAAGAAAAACACCAACGTGGACGAGATGTTCTACGTGCTCTTCAGCATGGCCAAGCTGCCCCACGAGATGAGCCCCGCCCTGCACCGCAAGATCTCCGTGCAGTACGGGGACGCCTTCCACCCCAGGCCCTTCTGCATGCGCCGCGTCAAGGACATGGACGCCTACGGCATGGTCTCGCCCTTTGCCCGCCGCCCCAGCGTCAACAGTGACCTCAAGTACATCAAGGCCAAGGTCCTTCGGGAGGGCCAGGCCCGCGAGCGGGACAAATGCACCATCCAGTGA